Genomic segment of Longimicrobiaceae bacterium:
TGGGCCCGCGTCCCCGACGCGGCCTAGAGCACGCGGTGATCGGGGCGCCCAACCTTCCCGGGACGCGCTTCAAGGCCAGTGTCATAGTCGAAACGGGCTAGGCTCCCCGGCTCTGGCTCCTTCGAGGCCCGCCGCGACGGAACCTCCGCAGCCGCCATCCAGAACCACCGGAACCCGTTACGGCTGGTGCCAGGCGTGGCCGCACTGCGCCAGCAGGTCGTCCGATCCCTTCGGCCCCCACGTGCCGGACGGGTACGGCTCCGGCTCCCCGCTCTCCGCCCAAGCCTCCAGCACCGGCGTGATGAACGCCCACGCCGCCTCCACCTCGTCGCGGCGCGCGAACAGGGTCGCATCGCCCAGCATGGCGTCCAGCAGCAGCCGCTCGTACGCCTCGGGCGACTCCACGCCGAAGGTGGCCTGGTAGTCGAAGTCCATGCTCACGGGCTGCATGGGCCCCGCCAGCCCCGGCACCTTGGCCTCGAAGTAGAGCGAGATCCCCTCGCGCGGCTGGATGCGCATGACCAGCGCGTTCGGCTGCGGCCGGTCGCCCTCGACGACGTCCAAAATCGGATGCGGCGCGCGCCGGAAGCGGATCACCACCTCGGTGACCTTGTCCGGCAGCCGCTTGCCGGTGCGCACGTAGAACGGCACGTCTGCCCAGCGCCAGTTGTCCACGTACACGCGCAGCGCCGCGAACGTCTCGGTACGCGAGTCCGTCGCCACGCCCTCCTCGTCGCGGTACGCGGGCTTCTCCGCCGCGCCTTCGACGGATGCGTCGTACTGGCCGCGGACGGCTTCCGTCGAGACCTGCCCGTCGCGGATGGGCTTGAGCGACTGGAGGACCTTGACCTTCTCGCTGCGGATGGAGTCCGCGTCGTACGCGGCGGGCGGCTCCATGGCGACCAGCGTGAGCACTTGCAGGAGATGGCTCTGCACCATGTCGCGCAGGGCGCCGCTGGTCTCGTAGTAGCCCGCGCGCCGCTCCACGCCCACCGTCTCGGCCACGGTGATCTGCACGTGGTCCACGTACGTGCGGTTCCACACCGGCTCCCAGATCACGTTGGCGAAGCGGAAGACGAGCAGGTTCTGGACGGTCTCCTTGCCCAGGTAGTGGTCGATGCGGAAGACCTGCCGCTCGTCGAACACGCGGTGCAGCACGGCGTTCATCTCGCGC
This window contains:
- the zwf gene encoding glucose-6-phosphate dehydrogenase encodes the protein MMTVMEPAAMGVPAPAGPADAKSDKPLVTRMRTHRVPTPLALVIFGATGDLTRRMLVHSVFRLFRQGLLPDGFALVGFARETMTEDEFRTRMHDSLVEFGHPPDEALWKDFAAKMFYVGSVFEDPAGFLALKQKLDTLDREAGTAGNRLYYMAVPPTVVPVVSEGLGRAGLVCNPADKCWTRVVVEKPFGRDLQTAREMNAVLHRVFDERQVFRIDHYLGKETVQNLLVFRFANVIWEPVWNRTYVDHVQITVAETVGVERRAGYYETSGALRDMVQSHLLQVLTLVAMEPPAAYDADSIRSEKVKVLQSLKPIRDGQVSTEAVRGQYDASVEGAAEKPAYRDEEGVATDSRTETFAALRVYVDNWRWADVPFYVRTGKRLPDKVTEVVIRFRRAPHPILDVVEGDRPQPNALVMRIQPREGISLYFEAKVPGLAGPMQPVSMDFDYQATFGVESPEAYERLLLDAMLGDATLFARRDEVEAAWAFITPVLEAWAESGEPEPYPSGTWGPKGSDDLLAQCGHAWHQP